Proteins from a single region of Dyadobacter fanqingshengii:
- a CDS encoding SusC/RagA family TonB-linked outer membrane protein, whose protein sequence is MQAAAICGPHATAAALTPVSESLSEHVGTNMRAIQDVTLTGKVLAEGTTEGLPGVTVVVTPVSGGTKQGATTDENGVFTIQSLQTGTRYNLEFSYIGFEKQSLNDFLLTESNVNSIEIKLKESASNLSEVVVVGYGTTVKKDITGSVKSLKSSDFNTGIINSPEQLLQGKVSGVNVTSATGEPGAKTSITVRGPGGVRTGSTPLFVVDGMALDNSGTGGDTNPLNFINPQDIESMDVLKDASATAIYGARGANGVILITTKKGKSGQASVTYSGSLGISTMARPLDVLSGPEFLTEAAKLGGTVINGGADTDWQKEISRSATTHNHNISVGGGAEKMTYYGSFGAQKQQGILKGSQQDRYTGRINLSQKLLNDRVTLDINLNATNTKNKKPNVQGMIGGAITANPTYAPYDADGNPFQYQDGTNPLIPLRLYKELLNTNRILASISPSVTIIKGLVYKLNFGLDHSTATQDKQTLPNTVPFEIGRLENYQFKNSNRLIENYLTYTFGNKVHSFNALAGHSYQHILLQDRRFSINKFPISDIEPIYNPGLGQDLSLILNAPEGHATINELQSFFGRVNYGFKDKYLATATLRVDGSSKFGANNKYGYFPSFSLGWRISEEPFMKSSPFSDLKLRAGWGSTGNQEIPSKITQARFTSVVSPTASYPLGTGPYPAGTTNTRLANPDIQWEVSKQTDIGLDFALFKGALSGEVDYFTKTSEKILLEVIPADPIQPAGTFWTNVPDMKIKNQGLEIDLNYRESLDNGLRYGLGGNITFIKNDVTGSPYSVIPSGSAQGSGLTSATINGYINNQPIGTFFLKEFTGFDDKGISTFRDVDGDGIVTDKDRIAAGTALPTRMYNFNGNVSFKGFDLTANFNGVAGNKVYDNTANSNFFKLRLQKGLNVTRESFAEEAESVNNSAPVSTRYLKNGAYLRLNNLVLGYNLNTAKLGINKWVQTVRVSVTGQNLALWTKYTGYDPEVNNDRSINGITSYGVDYLSYPKAKTILFGLNVGF, encoded by the coding sequence ATGCAAGCCGCGGCCATATGCGGCCCGCATGCAACGGCAGCGGCCCTAACCCCGGTTTCGGAAAGCCTATCGGAGCATGTCGGAACAAACATGCGTGCAATACAAGACGTAACGCTTACAGGAAAAGTGCTTGCAGAGGGCACAACAGAAGGTTTGCCAGGAGTTACTGTTGTAGTTACGCCCGTATCCGGTGGAACAAAACAAGGCGCAACAACGGATGAAAACGGTGTTTTTACGATTCAAAGCCTGCAAACAGGAACACGTTATAATTTGGAATTCAGTTATATAGGTTTTGAAAAGCAATCCTTAAACGACTTTCTGCTTACCGAATCCAATGTCAACTCCATTGAAATCAAACTAAAAGAATCTGCGTCCAACCTGAGCGAAGTAGTGGTTGTAGGTTATGGAACGACTGTAAAAAAAGATATTACCGGTTCGGTGAAGTCTTTGAAAAGCAGTGATTTCAATACGGGAATCATCAACTCGCCTGAGCAATTGCTGCAAGGAAAGGTTTCCGGTGTGAATGTGACTTCGGCAACGGGCGAACCAGGAGCAAAAACCAGCATCACCGTTCGCGGCCCGGGCGGGGTTCGCACAGGAAGTACGCCACTTTTTGTGGTAGACGGAATGGCGCTGGATAACAGCGGAACAGGGGGCGATACCAACCCGCTGAACTTCATCAATCCGCAGGACATTGAATCCATGGATGTTCTCAAAGATGCATCCGCAACAGCGATTTATGGTGCAAGAGGTGCGAATGGTGTCATTTTGATCACAACCAAAAAAGGTAAATCAGGACAGGCCAGCGTAACATATTCAGGATCGCTGGGCATTTCCACAATGGCACGCCCGCTGGATGTGCTATCAGGCCCTGAATTCTTGACGGAAGCTGCGAAACTGGGCGGCACGGTGATCAACGGCGGAGCGGATACGGATTGGCAAAAAGAAATTTCCCGCAGCGCAACGACCCATAACCACAACATTTCTGTTGGCGGCGGAGCCGAAAAAATGACTTACTACGGCTCATTTGGCGCACAGAAACAACAGGGAATTCTGAAAGGAAGCCAGCAGGATCGTTACACAGGACGCATTAACCTGTCGCAAAAGCTGCTGAATGACCGCGTGACGCTGGATATTAACCTGAATGCGACCAATACAAAGAACAAAAAACCAAACGTTCAGGGCATGATCGGCGGGGCGATTACAGCCAACCCGACGTATGCGCCTTATGACGCGGACGGCAATCCTTTCCAATATCAGGATGGAACCAACCCACTGATCCCGTTGAGGTTATACAAAGAACTCTTGAATACAAACCGTATCCTGGCTTCTATCTCACCTTCTGTTACGATCATTAAGGGGCTGGTTTATAAACTTAATTTCGGTCTGGACCATTCTACGGCAACTCAGGATAAGCAAACCTTGCCTAACACTGTTCCGTTTGAAATAGGCAGGCTGGAAAATTATCAGTTCAAAAACAGCAACCGCCTGATAGAGAACTATCTGACTTACACATTTGGTAACAAAGTGCACAGTTTCAACGCACTGGCAGGACATTCTTACCAACATATTTTATTGCAGGACCGAAGATTCAGCATTAACAAATTCCCGATCTCAGACATTGAGCCAATCTATAATCCAGGTCTCGGACAAGATCTATCCCTCATCCTGAATGCGCCTGAGGGCCACGCGACGATTAATGAGCTGCAATCGTTTTTTGGAAGGGTAAACTACGGTTTCAAAGACAAATACCTGGCCACAGCAACATTGCGTGTGGACGGTTCTTCAAAATTCGGTGCTAACAATAAATACGGTTATTTCCCCTCGTTCTCATTGGGTTGGAGAATCTCGGAAGAGCCATTTATGAAATCATCACCATTCTCTGATCTGAAACTTCGGGCAGGATGGGGATCAACGGGTAACCAGGAAATCCCATCCAAAATAACACAGGCCCGGTTTACATCCGTTGTTTCGCCAACAGCAAGTTACCCGCTTGGAACAGGCCCTTATCCTGCCGGAACCACCAACACCAGGCTGGCAAACCCAGACATTCAATGGGAAGTTTCAAAGCAAACGGATATCGGACTTGACTTTGCTTTGTTCAAAGGTGCATTAAGTGGTGAAGTAGATTATTTTACCAAAACCTCTGAAAAAATCCTGCTTGAAGTGATTCCTGCCGATCCTATTCAGCCTGCCGGAACATTCTGGACCAATGTCCCTGATATGAAAATCAAGAACCAGGGTCTTGAAATTGATTTGAATTACCGCGAATCATTGGACAACGGACTGCGCTACGGGCTTGGCGGTAACATTACTTTTATCAAAAACGATGTGACTGGTTCTCCTTACTCAGTCATTCCATCGGGTTCGGCGCAAGGTTCGGGACTGACTTCGGCCACGATCAATGGTTACATTAATAATCAGCCGATCGGAACATTCTTCCTGAAAGAATTTACCGGCTTTGACGATAAGGGCATCAGCACATTCAGAGATGTGGACGGGGACGGCATTGTTACGGACAAAGACCGCATTGCAGCCGGAACAGCCCTTCCCACGCGGATGTATAATTTCAATGGTAATGTGTCTTTCAAAGGTTTTGATCTGACGGCCAATTTCAATGGCGTTGCAGGAAATAAGGTTTACGACAACACTGCAAACTCCAATTTCTTTAAACTGAGGTTGCAAAAAGGTCTGAACGTAACTCGGGAATCTTTTGCCGAAGAAGCAGAGTCTGTCAACAACTCAGCGCCAGTTTCTACCCGATATCTCAAAAACGGAGCTTATCTGAGACTAAACAATCTGGTGTTGGGGTATAACCTGAACACTGCGAAGCTCGGAATTAACAAATGGGTGCAGACTGTGCGCGTTTCGGTAACCGGCCAAAACCTGGCACTCTGGACCAAATACACCGGTTATGATCCTGAGGTCAACAACGACCGGTCGATCAATGGCATCACTTCCTACGGCGTTGACTATCTGAGTTATCCAAAGGCTAAAACAATTCTGTTTGGTCTTAATGTTGGCTTTTAA
- a CDS encoding RagB/SusD family nutrient uptake outer membrane protein, producing MKKKFSLIFAVAGLLFMAPGCTDLEEQVLDETLKANLSPDEAANGLLAPVYALLPNLFQHTTYFALNEITTDEAILPYRGGTDWGDNGIYLALHQHNTTATDPNVNNTWGTLSQSISRSITAINGLKTSSSATAALYAAEARGMRAYYNMIMLDMFGVVFVKDDPNAASVIIRGEEALKYIESELLAIEPIVQSKSVVGPGRLNQVAVWGLLARLNLNAAVYRNVYAPTFEFRAEDMDKVIQYTDKIIASGQAKLSPDYFSIFGNQNHSNQELIFAVDQRADLNGHNRLAYFSISGDQFPLAAFPAANGTDGPGITSDFYQSWVQAYGAVDPKRDPRFYQENMSVYSNAADTCVKDSDYKINRGILRGQQFGALRVNGAFVRCPDGRLKVGKLSYVTRNRADLPVSFGELVDFTTAGSNYNTGYRVAKYEFGSESNTGRNKGDADIVILRLADIYMMRAEAKLRKSNDAAGALADVNFVRASRTATTPPPALTAMNLDLLFRERGFEFYWEMLRRSDMIRFGKYEGKWTEKSNADVKKRIFPIPQTAIDGASNVPGYLKQNDGY from the coding sequence ATGAAAAAGAAATTCTCACTCATATTTGCCGTAGCCGGCTTGCTGTTCATGGCGCCTGGCTGCACCGATCTCGAAGAACAAGTGCTGGACGAAACGCTTAAAGCTAATTTGTCTCCGGACGAAGCTGCGAATGGCCTTTTGGCGCCTGTTTACGCATTACTTCCGAATTTGTTTCAGCATACAACCTATTTTGCACTCAACGAAATCACGACGGATGAGGCCATTTTGCCCTACCGCGGCGGAACCGACTGGGGCGACAACGGGATTTATCTTGCGCTGCACCAGCACAACACCACGGCAACAGATCCTAACGTGAACAATACGTGGGGGACATTGTCACAATCCATTTCCAGGTCTATCACGGCCATTAATGGGTTGAAAACCTCATCATCTGCAACAGCCGCTCTATACGCTGCAGAAGCACGCGGAATGAGAGCATATTATAACATGATCATGCTCGATATGTTCGGGGTCGTTTTCGTAAAAGACGATCCGAATGCCGCGTCTGTGATCATCAGAGGTGAAGAAGCATTAAAATACATCGAAAGCGAATTGCTTGCTATTGAGCCGATTGTACAATCCAAATCCGTTGTCGGTCCTGGTAGACTTAATCAGGTGGCGGTTTGGGGATTACTGGCGCGGTTGAATCTGAATGCGGCAGTTTACCGCAACGTGTATGCGCCGACATTCGAATTCCGTGCTGAGGATATGGACAAAGTAATTCAGTATACGGACAAGATCATTGCTTCCGGACAGGCAAAATTGTCACCAGACTACTTTTCCATTTTCGGCAATCAGAACCACTCGAACCAGGAGCTGATTTTCGCGGTAGACCAGCGCGCAGATTTGAACGGGCACAACCGTCTTGCGTACTTTTCGATTTCAGGTGATCAGTTCCCGCTTGCCGCATTCCCGGCCGCAAACGGAACCGACGGCCCCGGCATCACATCCGACTTTTACCAGTCGTGGGTGCAGGCTTACGGCGCTGTTGACCCGAAGCGCGATCCGCGTTTTTATCAGGAAAACATGTCTGTTTATTCCAATGCAGCCGATACTTGTGTAAAAGACTCAGATTATAAGATCAATCGCGGGATTTTGCGTGGTCAGCAATTCGGTGCACTGCGTGTGAATGGCGCATTTGTGAGATGCCCGGATGGAAGATTGAAAGTTGGGAAACTAAGTTATGTGACACGTAACAGAGCGGATCTGCCCGTTAGTTTCGGAGAGCTTGTTGACTTCACAACGGCCGGAAGTAATTACAACACAGGTTACCGGGTTGCCAAATACGAATTCGGCAGCGAATCCAACACCGGTCGTAATAAAGGAGATGCCGACATCGTAATTCTGCGCCTGGCAGACATTTACATGATGCGCGCCGAAGCCAAATTGCGCAAAAGCAACGACGCAGCCGGTGCATTGGCCGACGTAAACTTTGTAAGGGCTTCCAGAACAGCCACAACGCCTCCGCCCGCATTAACAGCCATGAATCTGGATCTGCTATTCCGCGAAAGAGGTTTTGAGTTCTACTGGGAAATGCTTCGCCGCAGCGATATGATCCGTTTCGGCAAATACGAAGGCAAATGGACCGAAAAATCCAACGCCGACGTAAAGAAAAGAATCTTCCCTATCCCACAAACAGCGATCGACGGCGCTTCGAATGTGCCGGGGTATTTGAAGCAGAATGATGGGTATTGA
- a CDS encoding helix-turn-helix domain-containing protein codes for MDITTWDEIKDEVYGKVGTEWRDQLDRDCESFKIGLLLRKAREDKALTQAQLGEIINKKREYISRVENDGSNLTLKTLYDIVEKGLGGKVKIELEF; via the coding sequence ATGGACATCACGACATGGGATGAAATTAAAGACGAAGTTTACGGTAAAGTTGGCACCGAATGGCGGGATCAGCTGGATAGGGATTGCGAAAGCTTCAAAATCGGATTACTGCTTAGGAAAGCCAGGGAAGACAAAGCCCTTACGCAAGCGCAGCTCGGAGAAATCATTAACAAGAAAAGAGAATACATTTCAAGAGTTGAAAATGATGGGAGCAATCTGACGCTTAAAACACTCTATGATATTGTCGAGAAAGGGTTAGGAGGAAAGGTGAAGATCGAACTTGAATTTTAG
- a CDS encoding type II toxin-antitoxin system RelE/ParE family toxin → MTKIRKVVEYKHYFREFISQQTPKTKAKIYKVIFGIETLERIPAKFIKHIEGSKGLYEARIQLGSDIWRVFCFFDNNNLVILLNGFQKKTQQTPKTEVDKALRLMKEYYHTKYSKNGHHDMG, encoded by the coding sequence ATGACGAAGATTAGGAAGGTTGTCGAGTACAAGCATTATTTTAGAGAATTTATAAGCCAGCAAACGCCTAAAACAAAGGCAAAAATCTATAAGGTAATTTTTGGAATTGAGACGCTGGAGCGTATTCCAGCGAAGTTTATAAAGCACATTGAAGGTTCAAAAGGACTTTATGAAGCTCGCATACAGTTAGGTTCTGACATCTGGCGAGTTTTTTGTTTTTTCGATAATAACAACCTTGTGATTCTCCTAAATGGGTTCCAAAAGAAAACGCAGCAGACGCCTAAAACGGAAGTTGACAAAGCGCTAAGATTAATGAAGGAGTACTATCACACTAAATATAGCAAAAATGGACATCACGACATGGGATGA
- a CDS encoding LacI family DNA-binding transcriptional regulator, whose translation MNSSRPVTIKDIARRFRCSPSTVSRALNDHPAINEDTRKNIQEYAREVGYQRNEVSLSLLNKKTASLGVVVPTISNYYETAVIEGLHTALQPIGYTLNICVTNENYALEKEYLAKLLSNRTEGIFLSVSHETYNSGYYEHLESVIQRKTPLIFIDREYEDFETSRATVDDYHGAFAAVEHLINIGYKHIAHLKGPNGLTVSEQRFKGYADCLKKYEMEVREEFIINTNFNVESAIVPTKRLLEMETPPDAIFGVNDQVAIGAMRVVKAKGLRIPQDVGLIGFDNSPISAYTFPSLTTVNRPGRKIGMEAARLFLNQVNGAEDFKHESTVLPSELIIRESTLRI comes from the coding sequence ATGAATTCCTCCCGACCCGTAACCATTAAAGACATTGCCCGCCGTTTCCGGTGCTCCCCATCCACCGTTTCCCGCGCCCTGAACGACCATCCGGCAATCAACGAAGACACTAGAAAAAACATCCAGGAATACGCCAGGGAAGTCGGTTATCAGCGAAATGAAGTGTCGCTCAGCTTACTAAATAAAAAAACTGCGTCGCTTGGCGTTGTTGTGCCTACAATCAGTAATTACTACGAAACGGCTGTCATTGAAGGACTTCACACCGCATTGCAGCCGATTGGTTATACGCTCAATATTTGTGTTACCAACGAGAATTACGCGTTGGAAAAAGAGTATTTGGCCAAATTGCTTTCGAACAGGACCGAAGGCATTTTCCTGTCCGTTTCTCACGAAACCTATAACTCAGGATATTACGAACATTTGGAGAGCGTAATCCAACGAAAAACACCCCTCATCTTCATTGACCGTGAATACGAAGACTTTGAAACCAGCCGCGCTACGGTTGACGATTACCACGGGGCATTTGCAGCCGTTGAGCACCTGATCAACATTGGTTACAAACACATTGCACATTTGAAAGGACCTAATGGTTTGACAGTCAGTGAGCAGCGTTTCAAGGGTTATGCGGATTGTTTGAAAAAATATGAAATGGAAGTTCGCGAAGAGTTTATTATCAACACCAACTTCAACGTGGAAAGCGCTATTGTTCCTACAAAGCGGCTTTTGGAAATGGAAACACCGCCGGATGCAATTTTCGGGGTGAATGATCAGGTTGCAATCGGCGCTATGCGGGTTGTGAAGGCGAAAGGCCTCCGCATTCCGCAGGACGTAGGTTTGATAGGGTTTGACAATTCGCCCATTTCCGCCTACACTTTCCCATCATTAACCACAGTTAACAGGCCAGGCCGCAAAATCGGAATGGAAGCCGCGCGGCTATTTCTGAACCAGGTAAATGGTGCAGAAGACTTCAAGCACGAAAGCACCGTGCTGCCCTCGGAGCTGATTATCCGGGAGAGTACGTTAAGGATTTAG
- the iolB gene encoding 5-deoxy-glucuronate isomerase translates to MSDLLIKPAPDQKTYHSLTSDQAGWTYLNFEAKILDVNEQISGNTGEYEYCFVLLGGNFKVEAAGQTWETKNGRKNVFSGIGHAMYLSRNTDYTLTAQSPETDIAICRVASDEDHPPRMKRPEEAAIEYRGGDNANRQINSLLEPGFDCHKIVCVEVYTPSGNWSSFPAHKHDVRTEDENGNLIEANLEEIYFYKIDKPQGYAIQQVYTEDRSMDEIVRVHHNEAVLVPKGYHPVVAGHGYNVYYLNFLAGSDQSLANTSDPDHDWIYGTWKGSDPRLPIVTAEMNG, encoded by the coding sequence ATGAGTGACCTGCTGATTAAACCTGCGCCTGACCAAAAGACCTATCATTCCCTCACAAGCGATCAGGCCGGCTGGACTTATCTGAACTTCGAGGCTAAAATACTGGATGTTAACGAACAAATTTCAGGAAACACCGGTGAATACGAGTACTGCTTTGTTTTGCTGGGCGGAAATTTCAAAGTTGAAGCAGCCGGACAGACCTGGGAAACGAAGAATGGTCGCAAAAACGTGTTCAGCGGAATAGGCCATGCGATGTATTTGTCCCGGAATACAGATTATACATTAACTGCACAATCACCCGAAACAGACATTGCGATTTGCCGCGTCGCATCCGACGAAGACCATCCGCCGCGTATGAAACGCCCGGAAGAGGCAGCCATTGAATATCGCGGGGGCGACAATGCAAACCGTCAGATTAACAGCCTTTTGGAACCTGGTTTTGATTGCCATAAAATTGTCTGCGTGGAAGTTTATACGCCTTCCGGAAATTGGAGTTCTTTTCCTGCGCATAAGCATGACGTGCGGACGGAAGATGAAAACGGTAACCTGATTGAAGCGAATTTAGAGGAAATTTATTTTTACAAAATCGATAAACCGCAGGGATACGCCATTCAGCAGGTTTATACGGAGGATCGATCAATGGACGAGATCGTTCGCGTGCATCACAACGAAGCCGTGCTTGTTCCGAAAGGTTACCATCCCGTCGTCGCCGGACATGGCTACAATGTTTATTATCTCAATTTCCTGGCCGGAAGCGACCAGTCCTTAGCCAACACCTCAGACCCCGATCACGACTGGATTTACGGAACCTGGAAAGGCTCTGATCCAAGATTACCCATTGTCACCGCAGAAATGAATGGATAA
- the iolC gene encoding 5-dehydro-2-deoxygluconokinase produces the protein MKKYDLLTLGRSSIDLYSANVGSPFEKIEAFNAFVGGCPLNIATGARRLGLETAILTGIGNDQVGNFIKHFLDQEGIVTDWVPTIEGTRSSAVVLGIEPPDRFPLVYYRENCADINLNIDHVDAIPFADFKAAAFSGTAFSKDPSRTAMFYALELAKKNNVTRLLDIDFRADQWFDPRAFGVTIRAALGSFNIVVGTEEEILATFLTNKEQLLIKHQQISAPEIRGNIENAIQEIMLSGVETLVVKRGKDGASIFQHGKEEIKVPGFPVEVLNVLGAGDAFCAGFSFGLLSGWDLYQSVRMGNACGAIIVTREGCANFMPTRTEVDAFVAGYGGL, from the coding sequence ATGAAAAAATACGACTTACTGACCCTTGGCCGCTCGTCTATCGACTTGTATTCGGCCAATGTGGGCAGCCCATTTGAAAAAATCGAGGCATTCAATGCTTTTGTGGGCGGCTGTCCGCTCAATATCGCCACAGGAGCCCGCAGGCTGGGACTGGAAACGGCTATCCTGACAGGCATAGGCAATGATCAGGTGGGGAATTTTATCAAGCATTTCCTCGATCAGGAAGGCATTGTCACGGATTGGGTTCCTACCATTGAAGGCACCCGAAGTTCGGCCGTGGTGCTGGGCATTGAGCCGCCGGATCGTTTTCCCCTCGTTTACTATCGCGAAAACTGCGCCGATATCAACCTCAACATTGATCACGTTGACGCCATTCCGTTTGCAGATTTTAAAGCCGCAGCATTCTCAGGAACAGCTTTCAGCAAAGATCCAAGCCGCACTGCCATGTTCTATGCATTGGAATTGGCTAAAAAAAACAATGTTACACGCTTGCTGGATATTGATTTCCGTGCAGATCAATGGTTTGATCCAAGGGCATTTGGTGTCACAATCCGCGCCGCGTTGGGCAGCTTCAACATTGTGGTTGGGACGGAAGAAGAAATCCTGGCAACATTCCTTACTAATAAGGAGCAATTGCTTATTAAGCACCAGCAAATTTCAGCTCCCGAGATCCGTGGTAACATTGAAAACGCCATTCAGGAAATCATGCTTTCCGGTGTGGAAACGTTGGTCGTAAAGCGTGGAAAGGATGGGGCTTCCATTTTTCAGCATGGAAAAGAGGAGATTAAGGTGCCTGGTTTCCCGGTCGAAGTGCTCAATGTGTTAGGCGCAGGTGATGCGTTTTGCGCAGGATTTTCTTTCGGGCTGCTGAGCGGCTGGGATTTGTACCAAAGTGTAAGGATGGGTAACGCTTGCGGGGCAATCATTGTCACAAGAGAGGGCTGCGCCAATTTTATGCCTACCAGAACTGAGGTTGATGCATTTGTTGCTGGCTACGGTGGGCTGTAA
- a CDS encoding CoA-acylating methylmalonate-semialdehyde dehydrogenase, with product MEKLQNYINGQWVDSHSDHFENVLNPANQEVLAQVPYGNAKDVEDAAQAAAKGFQEWRSTPVSKRVQYLFKLKTLLEDNTDDIARTIVLESGKTFLEAKAEMVRAIENVENACGMPAMMQGEFSEDIAKGIDEYMIRQPLGVCACIAPFNFPGMITFWFLPYALACGNSYIIKPSEKVPLTMTKIVALMEKLDLPKGVLNLVQGAREVVDGILEHPAIKGISFVGSSNVAKYVYSKGAANGKRVQAQGGAKNPVIVLPDADIEMTSQIVIDSVYGCAGQRCLAASTIITVGEHKEITESLVESAKNRKTGFGLDSDVQMGPVITADSKSRVQTLIDKGLSEGGRLLVDGRNAKVDGYEQGNFINPTIIEDIPLDGELATTEIFGPVLSLVHINTIDEAIRFINAGRYGNMACIFTSSGSNARKFRHEAEAGNIGINIGVAAPVAQFPFSGWKESFYGDLHGQGKHAVEFFTQTKVVIERWLKEWNRKF from the coding sequence ATGGAAAAATTACAGAATTACATCAATGGACAGTGGGTGGACAGCCATTCGGATCATTTCGAAAATGTGCTGAACCCTGCTAACCAGGAAGTGCTTGCACAAGTGCCATATGGCAATGCAAAAGACGTAGAAGATGCTGCGCAAGCTGCTGCGAAGGGATTTCAGGAATGGAGAAGCACGCCTGTTTCAAAGCGCGTTCAATACTTGTTTAAACTAAAAACATTACTGGAAGATAACACGGACGACATTGCAAGAACAATTGTGCTTGAATCCGGGAAGACATTCCTTGAAGCCAAAGCGGAAATGGTGCGTGCGATCGAGAATGTTGAAAATGCCTGCGGAATGCCCGCTATGATGCAGGGCGAGTTTTCGGAGGACATTGCCAAAGGCATTGACGAATACATGATCCGTCAGCCGCTGGGTGTTTGTGCGTGCATTGCGCCATTTAACTTTCCCGGAATGATCACATTCTGGTTCCTGCCTTATGCACTTGCTTGCGGGAACAGCTACATCATTAAGCCCTCTGAAAAAGTGCCTTTGACGATGACCAAAATCGTGGCACTGATGGAAAAGCTTGACCTGCCAAAAGGTGTGTTGAACCTCGTGCAAGGAGCGCGCGAAGTGGTGGACGGAATTCTGGAACATCCTGCTATTAAAGGAATTAGCTTCGTAGGATCATCCAATGTTGCCAAGTATGTGTATTCCAAAGGCGCAGCGAACGGAAAACGCGTCCAAGCGCAAGGAGGCGCGAAAAATCCGGTGATCGTATTGCCGGATGCAGACATTGAAATGACCTCTCAAATCGTCATCGACAGTGTTTACGGCTGCGCAGGACAGCGCTGCCTGGCTGCTTCGACCATTATTACAGTCGGTGAGCATAAGGAAATCACTGAAAGTCTGGTAGAATCAGCCAAAAACAGAAAAACAGGTTTCGGACTCGATAGCGACGTGCAAATGGGCCCGGTAATTACGGCCGACAGCAAATCAAGAGTCCAGACATTAATAGACAAAGGACTAAGCGAAGGTGGAAGATTGCTAGTCGACGGCCGCAATGCGAAAGTGGATGGTTATGAGCAAGGTAACTTTATCAATCCCACCATTATCGAGGACATCCCGCTGGATGGTGAGCTGGCTACCACGGAAATTTTTGGCCCCGTTTTGAGCCTCGTCCACATTAACACCATCGACGAAGCGATCCGTTTTATCAATGCCGGCAGATACGGTAATATGGCCTGCATATTCACCAGCAGCGGCTCCAATGCCCGCAAATTCCGCCACGAAGCAGAAGCCGGGAACATTGGAATCAACATCGGCGTAGCCGCTCCTGTGGCCCAATTCCCCTTCTCAGGCTGGAAAGAAAGCTTCTATGGCGACTTGCACGGACAGGGCAAACACGCAGTAGAATTCTTCACCCAAACCAAAGTGGTGATCGAGCGCTGGCTCAAAGAATGGAACAGGAAATTCTGA